TTGAGGTTAGGGCTGACAAAAAATGTGATGAAACACAATTAAGCGAGAGACCAGGTATTTTTCAGCCTTTGGATTATTCGTTTCTGAATATAAAAAACGTATCAGGTATTACAATTGTCAGTAACACTTACACGTTTCAACAGATTTAACTGTGTGTTGTCCGAGAATAATACCTAGTAGCAATTCGGTCATTAAAAAGGATATAAATGAAAAATGGGTTACTCGGACtctgaaaataaataacaacCAAATAGAGGACATTTCTACACTACCTGTTGTGGTTCATGAGCTTTTCGGAGACACGTCCAGCTTAACGTGGTTAGATATATCTTGTAACAACATACCCAGTATTCCAAATGTAAATTGTAGTTTGTTTTCACTTTCAATTTTAGCTCAGTCTTTTAGTAGTCTTAAACACCTGAAAATCATCTATATGCATGGAAATAAAATAGCAACACTCCAGGAAGTGATAAAACTCAGACAGTTACCGAAGCTCACGAAACTTACGTTACATGGGAACCCCATTGAGAAGGAGAAGGTAATGACTTATATCAGTTCACTGAAACAGCTACTGTTGACCATGCTGTTCCGTTTTTTAGAAGAACATACGTCCCAACTCTCATTGCGACATCATCAAGCCAATTATGTGGCTTTTGGCCAAGTATCATGATACATTTTCTATGCTAAAAATAGCCTCTTATAAACACCTAAGGGCTCGAAACAAGCCCTTGAATTTCGTAGTACAAATTCTTGTTGTGAGTGGTTTACATAAGTGTGAAATGAGGGAACTAAAAAATACAGTAAGTTGAGAGGGGCTGTGCTTTCCCTACTCTTGAGAAATAGAGTAGGCAGGCTTATCTTGAGGAAAACCACAACAAACTTGTTACAATGTGGAGATAACTCCTTTTGGCATCATATATACTGTGACGACGATCATGGTCAAAAGAATCGTTCACTAAAACACACGCACGATACAAACACTAAAAATTGACATTGCAGTTTGAGGATTACATGATAGTAGATATGGACATAGACTTCCTAAAAGTATAAGAGGAAGAACAAACTAAATTCCCTTCGCATGTTTGTGATGTGATATACGACttggaaattattattaataaaatggcAGCATTTTTTATGATCGGAGCATCATGTTTGCAGTGGTGAAGAAACCTTTATTGGAATCCGATAAACCTTAGGATTGTCAACATCTTACTTAGTAAAGTTCATTCAgttcaatgtttttttctttctgcaGGGTTACTTTCACACGGTTCTCTCAATATTACCAAACCTAGTAACTCTCGATTTTACTGGAATCTCGCAGGCGGACAAACAGACTGCCGCACTGATCAGACGTCCTGGTCAGAACAAACATTGAAAGAGGGGATCTCTCCACATCGTCAGTTTCTAAAATAACCATTGGAAGTGTACCAAACGAAAAACTAAAACTGCTAAAGACAATGAAACAGAGTATATTTTGCCAATTGCTTTTTTGTCGAAAGACCCTCATCCCTTTTAGCTTATACTTTTCTAGTTGTTTTGATAATGATACATTTAAAATTGGAATTATTCTAGTAATGCATAACACAATAATCGCATTTTGATGACAATTTGAGAATACGGAAATACCGAAAGCTTAATTTTGCTTTACATGCAAGATacatacgcagatgatatagtcatGTTtcgtgaagacgctgataaaatgcagtcttttggtggCTCTGAGCAACAATACTAGAATGTTTGGGGTGCGCTTCTCTCCTTTTAAATGCAAATTGTTGCTCCAGGACTGGCCTGCATCAACACCCAAACTaaagatagggagtgaagtagtcgaacgcgttgacaacctcacttatcttggaagtctgatcagccataATGGGTTCGTGTCcgacaaaatctcagcacggattcggaaAGCTTCTTCGGCTTTTTTGCCAACAtacgtcacctatggtgaatgcgagatatccgtctatcaattaagggacaagTATACTGCGCGACAGTTCGTTCCATTCcgctttacggctgcgaaatgtgaccattaagagttgaagatacacgtaagctactagtatttaaccacagatgcattagaaatattgctcgcatctgcggggatcaccgggtaagtaatagtgaagctagacgcagggtattagggagtgATGGTAAATAAGTTgacgaggttgtgaatcttcatcgactgagatggttgggttaTGTATAcatgaacactgattaccacgacgcgcatgctgactagtgtaggggcggccaaaccaaagcatggcaccagtgcttgaagtcactaacttctagtcttagtcaTGTCTGTAGATGCAgaccacttggttggggtccgcgtgactatcgtaaccaatggttggagactcttggtgacatggctgagaatggATCACAATAGtgtaagtgtatacactctttgtcctctcttaaactgtgagattaaaattgctttgtatCTTTCTTCCTACCAACTAACTCTTTCtgcctgtactatatccttatatgcaatctttcttttatatattaccaccattgaatttactacttctatgaatccagtgttcatcttgatgtgctaatgaggtttggcaacttggaccgatgcacatatgtgcctggccctacgttgtaactgactgacgcAAGAGATATTCGCGAGAACTTACACAAGATGATGATTTAAACTGAAAATAGTGATAAACCTTGTTGTATGTTAATTTTCAAAAGGTTTATGTTATGACTGGCCATAGTTGAATGCTATGCCTGAATCTCTTGTTTTTATACTCGGGACAACGAGGAACCACTGCAATTCCATCGACGCGAAGTAAGAACATCAAGACTGGTACAAATGAGGATTTATTAACTctaaaacacgacgacgaccctagtcgaaaatgcACTCACATATTAATTGTACAGAtgttgattattaattagaagggaatcacatatatgaaaaatacctaGAGTTGTAACAAATTACATGCTGCATGTCATGCTGAGTATAGTTCacgttaatttaatacaagaataccGTATCTTGAACAAACGCCACACTCAAATAACTTGATGTTATGCTGAATATAATATATTGGAAAACGAAACAAATACTACCCTGGGTAACCATCACACTGAATTAAAATTGAAGTAATGTTGGACAAAAATAACAATGGGTAACGGAATATAACTTGCTTTTAAATCCCGTCATATCGGCTCTTCCATGTTGTTTCAAATGATCAAGTTTACTTGAGATAGTAAAATGACGAGAAGCTCACCCAGAAACACTTAAAACTACTTGTCAAGACCGATTTTTAAACAACTGTTCTACTTCAGTTCCTACTAATTTTAAGAGATGTATCAAAATCCATGATCACAACAGTTCACAACATTTTAATATTCACACTCAAGACAAATTAGTGTAATACAACAGAGCTAATCTTATCTGTTAAAATCACAACAGAATAGATTGGTTAAAGTGAAAGACTTATGCTACTGTGGATGTTAGATCAAATGAGGTTTTCTAAAACTAAATTCTGAGATATAATTGTATCTAATAAAAACTAATTGGCACTGCTTCACCAAGAGATAGATAGGTAAGGAAGTTAACGAGATGTTTATACTGATATCTAATTTACGAGTAAGCTACACAGAAAAAAAAGATAGTCGTTAAAACAAGGTGGACAAGTTGAAGTACTGATAAACAGTAGTGAGTGATGGAAGAGAATACACCCTGGACTAGTCGGCAAGGCATGTCTACAATAACAGTGATACTCTACGACGTTGGTAAATCTGAAGAGGCCAATTGGTGACTAATAATATCCTTAGCAGATTGTaagcataaaatataaaaatatacacaACGCACCTAATACACATCACACGAAAAGCACACTCCTCTCTTCAAAAAGTAGGAAATTTTTACGGAACTCATCATAATACGCATCTACAACTTTTTGACTGAAGTAAACGTTTCAAGTTGGAATCCATCAAAGCGCAAGGACGTGTAATTGAATCAAGATCCAAAAAAGCCAAGTATATCGCAAGGAAAACGGCTTTTTCGCAAATAAGTTCCAAAGACGCTGATAAGATAGTCTACTTAACTAAAGAACCAGAGATTTATGTCAACAGTATGGAGACATCCTGGCCAGTTTTCATTGTATTTATAAGTGTATAACTTGACAGAAGTTATAAACGAGTCCAATGAACAAACAAGTACTTCAGCCTGTGGCAAAAAGATTGTTATCACAATTCTTACTCCTAAATCTTCTGGTGATAAAAAAGACAACTGAAAAAACTATCTATCTAAATAGATAGGGTGTGGCGAAATTGGTTTACCGATTACtagattttaaatgaaaaacgATATAATCGGACGAAAAACGAGTTGTCTAGTCCGCAAAGATCGGTAGGTTTCAGTGAACATGTGCCAATCAGGACGCGAAAACACGTAGGAAGaactttttattcattatgacaATTCTAAAAATATAAGGTAAAAAAGTAGACGTCTAATAAAGCTATTCACAGTTTTTAGATCAGATTTAGTCTTTGATGCTCACATTCGGCTTCTTCTTTGAGTTTATATAGCTGTTCTTGGACAACCTGAGTATACATAGAGTGAATATGTGAACGAAATTCTGATGAGGCCAAATATTCAGATGAATTATTCTTTAATTCTTCACGTAAACCATGGGTATCGATTGGTTTACCTACTACAACAATCAGCTGACGCGGTTTTCCAAATATACATGACAGCGTAGTAGACGTATTCGGAACCTCAGAAGGATTTAGTTGATCTAGACCGCAATGCCAAACAGGAATTACAAGTGGATCCTGAGGGAAGAAGAACGAATATTTTGACGTTTAAGAAGTCTGTTTATTCAATCAACTTATGACAGACGCACTTTCATTTCATAAGGTTGATTAGATAGTCTGTAATCAAGTTTTTAAGTGGTATGAGCTTATGTGCGTCAGATTAACTTTAGTCAACACATCGATAAAAAGTCTATTAGATCAAAAACGGATACATACGGGTAAATGCTAGAATGCACCAGTTTATTAAGAATATGGTTGGGGTGCGTAGATATCACATCGTTATTTTGATAAGAGGTTTTTTAGATATTTAAACAAGATAGAATTACATTTATCTAGGAAATTTGAATTTGATAGTTACAAAATGAAATTTGTTTGACAGTTGGTTCAGTGAGAAACAGAACGATGAAGAGTAATATTTTCTGAAAGACAGTGCAGAGACATTTGAAGTCCTACATTGTTTGTGGCTGACTGATATAGggatatatttatatatcaatGCAGTATACGTATTAACTAGTAGATTAATAGCTGCtgagaatttattaaaaaagCTTTTTTTTCTCGTAACAGAGGCAGAACAAGTTGTTCGCGTTTGAAGCAACTAATTACCCAAAACGATTTGTCAGTAGTAAAAATGATACAAACGACAAGTACCATGGTTATATTGTGCTATAGATAAATCAGAATTTAAAATGTAAGTTGATCTTTGCACATATAAGCAATGGTAGCTGAAAACATAAAACTGAGAGGAATTGTGAAACCATCTTGAACTTAAGGCTCAATCGAAAAAGTGGAGTATGAAACAAATGTCAGGATTCTTCAGTGTTCCCTAAAAAGATCTACAATAATATTCCATTTACAAGAAATGAGGTGTGAAAACGAAACAAGATTCTGTAGAAACCTAATCAGACACTACTAAAAAACTGATAAATAAAAGTTAAACATTATTGGAAACTACTATTCTCATTTTTGTCTAAAACTTGATGTTATCTGAagcaataaacatttatttgacTACTTCGAATTGGTATTTCCTTCTAACATTTCTGAGAAGTATTTTGTAGATTAATTAAAACAACTATGTTCCTGATGACTTCCACATCAATTCAGTTCCTTCCTTTTCATTCTGATCTAAGTCTCGTTTCGCGATTGCAAATAATTAACATAAATGCTAACACATTATCACACCAATGAGTTGTCCATCTTTATTAGAACGTACACATATTGCATCTTATTTCATACTCCAATCCGAATCTATTTCATAGCAAATAACACAATCATAAGTATTATGTTACTAAAATTCCCAACCTCATATTTTTATAGCTACTTTGATTATTTCCCCCAAAGCCAGAACTAGAATAGTGCGATACGTGTTGGGACTACATAAAATTCGTTTTAAATGCGCTGATATCTGAAGATATGATAGATATCAAACGTCTGTTATTTTCCTAACtatcaatatttatgaaatattttgacAATCTATACTGCTATCAAAACTTTATAGAAATTGCTTACGAACGAGCAAAATGTATGTGAGGTGAGACTATAAACCTAGGACTTACGAAAGCTTACTTCTTTTGATTCGGCTATCAATCGTCCGATTCCCCAACGCAGGCGAATATTTTTTTCAGAACCACGTTCATGAGGTTGAATAATTCTCCCCTAAAGTATAacaattataatgatgattaggGCTTCACTCATAATATATCTACATTTGCCGACCTTATAAAGCaaagatttattttaaaagGGCCTTAACAAACTGGTAATTTCCTAGCAAATGTTTTATTCGCAACAACAAAAGGTAAATGGCACTTATTCTAGATGATCCCATAAAAAATTGAATATAGACTAACTAGTGAATTTTTGTGGAAATTCTTCCTTAGGTCCAAACGGTGGGAGTCATAAACACTCTGACTTAGTGGGTTTAGACAATTTTGAGTACTACGGCTTAGTAGAAGCATCCGACGGAATCAGTGCTGtaaaacattttcaaatatCTGAACGTAGTGAGATTGCTATGTTTTAAAGTAAGTGGAGTGAGTGACAGGAAGGCCGTCAAGCAATAATGAATACTTCAGGTCACTGgtcaatattttaaaatgtgCTGTTATATGGTGGTAACTTGAAGGACAATACCTTTTGCTAAACTTATCATAACGAACTATCGAGTTACGTTTTCATTATACTTTTACCATGCTTAAAAGTGTACGTAAAGTGATATTTTCCCTAAGCATTGATTGATTAACACATGAAGATTGTTAAATTACCAAATCATTATCAACATAGAGCCGGATAAAGGGCTGTGTTGGCTCCAGTTGACATACCATAAAAGATGAAATCTATATGATAAACTACACAAGAGGCCGAAAAAAATGTAGTAACAGTTATAATGAAGACAAATGAACATTTGAAATATAGCTCGTAAAAACAGTGGAAGGGTAAGTATGAAGGAGTAATTGGATTCAAGATCGagaggaagataaagagtgaatgaaCCTTGACCACTAGGAACTATTCTGAACAATATCACAATCTACACTACTAAAGTTGGAAAGAGAGAAAGGAAATAAAAATGATGTAAAATAGTTGGAAAATGAAATCAAGCAAAGATTAGTATGGAATTATGCTAGAAATAAAGTGAAATCATTAATTTTGGCAAGAATATAATTAGTACAACATGAACTAAAAAAATTAGCATACTAAAAAAGGCAACTACTTTAAAAACGACTAAACTCACAGCTGTGGTATCGTAAATATTAATTACCAGATATTTTAAACTTAATCATGTTTACAAACCTGGGAAAATACATGTACCCATTGGCCAGAATTTAGTAAATTGATGCAAAAATCCATACTAGGTTGATAAACCCCCCCACCAAAGTGAGTTATTTTACCAGATAGCGGATCACGAACCCTTCGCCATATAGGAACTCCTCTGAACCAGAAGAAGAAGTTGGTATGAAGCGAAGTTGTATAACATATATCTACAGCTGTCAAGCACCAACGACATACGGTTactaaatattttcataatgCTCGAATGTCGTGATACTACATACCATTAGCAAAATGCCTAAGTTTAAGCAACGAACCACACAAGAAAAAATCGTCAAGACACGAATGGTGATTGCTGACTGTAATCAAAGGCTGATTACTAGGTCTTTTGTCAATGGCCAATAAAAGGCGTTCCGAACCGACAACGTTTAGCTGATGACGTGACAAAGCTATCTTTGAAGCTAATCCCATGAAAGAGTATGTTAGGGATTGGAGGATTTTACGTGGAAGATATGAGGATTCCTGATTTTTGTAAAGCTTGTAAACAAGATCCATTTCGATAAAAGGAATAGTGCTGTCCAGAAATTCAAAATTCACCAGATGTTTTGGGGATAAGGATTCATTGAATCAAATTTTATTTGCAAGTATCGGTACCTGAAAGAGCAACGGTAAAATGTACCTGTCAAGTGCTGACATCAACtgcaaaaatataatactgccAGTATATCGAAAATTAGCTGATAGGTAAGTGATCACTTACGCTGAACCTAtccaataaaaacaaatatttatcgagAGCATTGTTTGGAAATTATCAGTACTAAATTGTATAACTGGTCTATTGATATACTTGAGGGTACGCATGctaaatcatggagtccctgaggCAGTACGACAGCGATTATTCCATTGGTTTGATATGCTCTATACGATATTAACACTATACACCTAAActagaatttattatttattcgtgCACATAGACCTAGAGATTGTTTCTCAGCATTTCCATTTGAGAAATTAGGAAATCAATGCATAGCGGGTATGCCGTAGCCAGGCAAGCAGTTCAGCGTTATGTTGAGATGTCTTTCCGTGATAGGCTTCAAGCTAGCATTTCGACTGATCGTACACAAATAACCAGTAAGGTAGACTCACACAAACAAGTAATTATGCTTAAGAATattaaaataacttcattttaGCAAGATAATATGTTACTAGTACACGGAAAGCCTGGTCTGATCAACCGATGTAGAGGACCATGGATTAATGAAACTTAGGTCACTCACAGACGAACGCAACTACTTCGAAGATCCTTTTCATTCTAGTGACATGGGAACGTTTATGTGCTCGGTAGTTAGTCATGAGCACACATGGGTTCACGTCAAGGATATTGACTGTAAATGTATTGCCCTTGATTGTGTCAATTATTTAGTGGTTGTTCCATTGCTACATACGTTTATGTGAATGTACTGCGTTTCATTTTTGCTGATGGTATTACCATAAACCATTTCCTTACCTCTTATGTCCTATTTAGCCGGCTTACAAACAATACGTAATTGTAGACGCACCAAGCAAGAGGCAGCTTATGACTGCAGCTAAACAGTGGATTGTGGGAAAAGGGATTTGTCGCTATCCATCGGAGCTTGTTGATATGCACCTGCAAAACAGTGACAACCAGATGAAAATTGGTCAGTCCTGAGGTGTAAGGTCATTCACGAATGCGTGAGTTACAAACATGGAAACAAGCATTTCCTACAGATAGCCTTCAGGCTACAAAGGAGTTGTTGGTTCCC
The genomic region above belongs to Schistosoma haematobium chromosome 2, whole genome shotgun sequence and contains:
- the LRRC51 gene encoding Leucine-rich repeat-containing protein 51 (EggNog:ENOG410N8RI~COG:A) translates to MTELADKKCDETQLSERPGIFQPLDYSFLNIKNVSDLTVCCPRIIPSSNSVIKKDINEKWVTRTLKINNNQIEDISTLPVVVHELFGDTSSLTWLDISCNNIPSIPNSFSSLKHLKIIYMHGNKIATLQEVIKLRQLPKLTKLTLHGNPIEKEKVMTYISSLKQLLLTMLFRFLEEHTSQLSLRHHQANYVAFGQVS
- a CDS encoding hypothetical protein (EggNog:ENOG410V8H8~COG:I~BUSCO:EOG091G0DPL); its protein translation is MDLVYKLYKNQESSYLPPSKIALSRHQLNVVGSERLLLAIDKRPSNQPLITVSNHHSCLDDFFLCGSLLKLRHFANVTVCRWCLTAVDICYTTSLHTNFFFWFRGVPIWRRVRDPLSGKITHFGGGVYQPSMDFCINLLNSGQWVHVFSQGRIIQPHERGSEKNIRLRWGIGRLIAESKEDPLVIPVWHCGLDQLNPSEVPNTSTTLSCIFGKPRQLIVVVGKPIDTHGLREELKNNSSEYLASSEFRSHIHSMYTQVVQEQLYKLKEEAECEHQRLNLI
- a CDS encoding hypothetical protein (EggNog:ENOG410V8H8~COG:I~BUSCO:EOG091G0DPL), whose protein sequence is MDLVYKLYKNQESSYLPRKILQSLTYSFMGLASKIALSRHQLNVVGSERLLLAIDKRPSNQPLITVSNHHSCLDDFFLCGSLLKLRHFANVTVCRWCLTAVDICYTTSLHTNFFFWFRGVPIWRRVRDPLSGKITHFGGGVYQPSMDFCINLLNSGQWVHVFSQGRIIQPHERGSEKNIRLRWGIGRLIAESKEDPLVIPVWHCGLDQLNPSEVPNTSTTLSCIFGKPRQLIVVVGKPIDTHGLREELKNNSSEYLASSEFRSHIHSMYTQVVQEQLYKLKEEAECEHQRLNLI
- a CDS encoding hypothetical protein (EggNog:ENOG410V8H8~COG:I), coding for MDLVYKLYKNQESSYLPRKILQSLTYSFMGLASKIALSRHQLNVVGSERLLLAIDKRPSNQPLITVSNHHSCLDDFFLCGSLLKLRHFANVTVCRWCLTAVDICYTTSLHTNFFFWFRGVPIWRRVRDPLSGKITHFGGGVYQPSMDFCINLLNSGQWVHVFSQGRIIQPHERGSEKNIRLRWGIGRLIAESKEVSFRSTCNSCLALRSRSTKSF